One genomic window of Daphnia pulex isolate KAP4 chromosome 10, ASM2113471v1 includes the following:
- the LOC124205047 gene encoding probable serine/threonine-protein kinase ireA, producing MEIQLDGKIPLGEGGYGSVFPGKYQGSKVAVKRVLLIGANGANHEESILNLQFQDHPNIVKCFHYETDDNFKYFALELCAASLDHMFLDANHSLKYRGPKLPHYITVFSKNPSKKR from the exons atggaaattcaacTTGATGGCAAAATTCCGCTGGGAGAAGGTGGCTACGGCTCAGTGTTTCCAGGGAAATATCAAGGCAGTAAAGTGGCAGTGAAAAGAGTTCTACTCATAGGTGCTAACGGTGCTAACCACGAAGAAAGCATTCTTAACCTTCAATTTCAAGACCATCCAAATATCGTCAAATGCTTCCACTATGAAACTGACGATAATTTCAA GTATTTTGCTTTGGAACTGTGCGCCGCATCATTAGATCACATGTTTCTAGATGCTAATCATTCGCTGAAATACAGGGGACCTAAACTGCCACACTACATCACGGTTTTCTCCAAG AATCCATCAAAGAAAAGGTAA